One segment of Hippopotamus amphibius kiboko isolate mHipAmp2 chromosome 2, mHipAmp2.hap2, whole genome shotgun sequence DNA contains the following:
- the HYPK gene encoding huntingtin-interacting protein K, with protein sequence MATEGDVELELETETSGPERPPEKPRKHDSGAADLERVTDYAEEKEIQSSNLETAMSVIGDRRSREQKAKQEREKELAKVTIKKEDLELIMTEMEISRAAAERSLREHMGNVVEALIALTN encoded by the exons ATGGCGACCGAGGGGGACGTGGAGCTAGAGTTGGAGACTGAGACCAGCGGCCCGGAGAGGCCTCCAGAGAAGCCGCGGAAGCATGACAGTGGGGCGGCGGACCTGGAACGAGTCACTGACTATGCGGAAGAGAAGGAGATCCAGAGTTCCAATCTGGAGACG GCCATGTCTGTGATTGGAGATAGAAGGTCCCGGGAGCAGAAAGCCAAACAGGAACG TGAGAAGGAACTGGCAAAAGTTACCATCAAGAAGGAAGATCTGGAGCTGATA ATGACAGAGATGGAGATCTCCCGAGCAGCAGCAGAACGGAGCTTGAGGGAACACATGGGCAACGTGGTAGAGGCTCTTATTGCCCTAACCAACTGA
- the MFAP1 gene encoding microfibrillar-associated protein 1, translating into MSVPSSLMKQPPIQSTAGAVPVRNEKGEISMEKVKVKRYVSGKRPDYAPMESSDEEDEEFQFIKKAKEQEAEPEEQEEDSSSDPRLRRLQNRISEDVEERLARHRKIVEPEVVGESDSEVEGDAWRMEREDSSEEEEEEIDDEEIERRRGMMRQRAQERKNEELEVMEVEDEGRSGEESESESEYEEYTDSEDEMEPRLKPVFIRKKDRVTVQEREAEALKQKELEQEAKRMAEERRKYTLKIVEEETKKELEENKRSLAALDALNTDDENDEEEYEAWKVRELKRIKRDREDREALEKEKAEIERMRNLTEEERRAELRANGKVITNKAVKGKYKFLQKYYHRGAFFMDEDEEVYKRDFSAPTLEDHFNKTILPKVMQVKNFGRSGRTKYTHLVDQDTTSFDSAWGQESAQNTKFFKQKAAGVRDVFERPSAKKRKTT; encoded by the exons ATGTCGGTTCCAAGCTCACTCATGAAACAACCGCCCATTCAGTCTACGGCTGGGGCCGTCCCGGTTCGCAATGAGAAAG GTGAGATTTCGATGGAAAAAGTGAAGGTAAAACGTTATGTGTCGGGAAAGAGGCCAGACTATGCCCCTATGGAATCCTCAGATGAGGAGGATGAAGAGTTTCAGTTCATTAAGAAAGCCAAAGAACAAGAAGCAGAGCCCGAGGAACAGGAGGAGGATTCATCTAGCGACCCTCGGCTGCGGCGTTTGCAGAACCGTATTAGTGAAGATGTGGAGGAGAG ATTGGCTCGACATCGGAAAATAGTGGAACCTGAAGTGGTTGGAGAAAGTGACTCTGAAGTAGAAGGAGATGCTTGGCGCATGGAACGGGAAGACAGCagtgaagaagaagaggaagagattgaTGATGAG GAAATCGAACGGCGCCGTGGCATGATGCGTCAACGAGCGcaggagagaaaaaatgaagagCTGGAAGTCATGGAGGTGGAAGATGAAGGACGTTCCGGGGAGGAGTCAGAATCAGAGTCTGAGTATGAAGAATACACAGACAGTGAAGATGAGATGGAGCCTCGCCTTAAGCCAGTCTTCATTCGGAA GAAAGACCGGGTAACAGTTCAAGAACGTGAGGCTGAAGCATTGAAACAGAAGGAGCTGGAGCAGGAGGCCAAACGCATGGCTGAGGAGAGGCGCAAGTACACACTCAAG ATTGTAGAAGAGGAGACCAAGAAAGAGCTGGAGGAGAACAAGCGGTCCCTAGCTGCACTGGATGCACTCAATACTGATGACGAAAATGATGAGGAGGAATATGAGGCATGGAAAGTTCGGGAGCTAAAGAGAATCAAGAGGGACAGAGAAGATCGAGAAGC GCTTGAGAAGGAGAAAGCAGAAATTGAACGAATGCGAAACCTGACTGAGGAAGAGAGGCGAGCTGAGCTTCGGGCAAACGGCAAAGTCATTACCAACAAAGCTGTTAAGGGCAAATATAAGTTCTTGCAGAAGTATTATCACCGGGGTGCCTTCTTCATG GATGAGGATGAAGAAGTATACAAGAGAGATTTCAGTGCACCTACCCTGGAGGATCATTTCAACAAAACCATTCTTCCCAAAGTCATGCAG GTCAAGAACTTTGGACGCTCTGGTCGTACCAAATACACCCACCTTGTGGATCAAGACACCACTTCCTTTGACTCAGCATGGGGCCAAGAGAGTGCTCAGAACACAAAGTTCTTTAAACAAAAGGCAGCTGGGGTACGAGATGTATTTGAGCGGCCATCTGCGAAGAAGCGGAAAACTACTTAA